A genomic window from Archocentrus centrarchus isolate MPI-CPG fArcCen1 chromosome 2, fArcCen1, whole genome shotgun sequence includes:
- the LOC115793449 gene encoding dedicator of cytokinesis protein 9-like isoform X2 — protein sequence MQGRAGKAPKKEMVIESPQQYKSLAEIEAQVEAGSQVAMVKPKIIEPLDYENVLLQRKTEIISDVLRDMLQFPTDDFQISILRRQGRTLFSTVPETAEKEAHSLFVQECIKTYKSDWHVVNYKYEEYSRDFRQLPNKVLRPEKLVAHVFEVDEDVEKDEDTASLRSQKGGVSKHGWLYKGNMNSAITVTMRSFKRRYFHLAQLGDGSYTLNFYKDENTSKDPKGTIFLDSCMGVVQNSKVRRFAFELKMQDKSTFLLAGDSEAEIEEWITTLNKILHSSFEQAMQEKRNGDLHDADEEHGKTDLSSGGFQDTFQMIPYEQALGNGRQEELLLTGRDLWTNHTHSSLGSETARDVESKMRSEARLKLFTLDPDTQKLDFSGIEPDVQQFEEKFGKRVLVSCHDLSFNLQGCVAENEEGPTTNVEPFYVILSLFDVQNSRKISADFHVDLNHPLVRQMTSGYGSGPNLQISSSSNESPLGHRLASGLPEGAIRYPRQGVFSVTCPHPEIFLVARIEKVLQGGITHCTEPYMKSSDSAKMAQKVLKNAKIACSRLGQYRMPFAWAARPVFKDASGTLDKNARFSALYRQDSSRLSDEDMFKLLTDFRRPEKMAKLPVLLGNLDVTIDSVASDVTNCVTSSYIPVGSFGETGQVSALLEVDEFVPCIAKCSQPFTIYKNHLYVYPKHLKYDGQKSFTKARNIAVCIEFKDSDEEEAQPLKCIYGSPGGPLFTKQAYAAVLHHQQNPEFYDEIKIELPTQLHEKHHLLFTFYHVSCNSNSKKKDVVETPVGQAWLPLLKDGRVIMNEQQLPVAANLPAGYLSSQDGVSKHSGLEMKWVDGGKPLFKVSTHLVSTVNTQDQHLHNFFQHCQSMEMSEQASEGELVKYLKSLHAMEGHVMVNFLPTILNQLFCVLTRATHEDVAVNVTRVMVHVVAQCHEEGLEHYLRSYVKFVLKPEAYSFTSAKSVHEELAKAMTAILKPSTDFLTSNKLLKHSWYFFEALVKSMAHYLVERGKVKVSRNQRFSASYYHTVETLVNMLMPHITQKYKDNLDAARNANHSLAVFIKRCFTFMNRGFVFKQINNYMNCFVPGDPKTLYEFKFEFLREVCNHEHYVPLNLPMPFWKGRIQRFQDIQLDYSLTDEFCRNHFLVGLLLREVGAALQEYREIRQIAIQVLKGLMIKHTFDDRYAAKSQQARLATLYLPLFGLLQENVYRLDIKESASLSNNNNTREDSLVQTSMVTPQKAGSCIENALHKDVFGVISGTASPQSSTTNAGSVHHADSRGSLVSTDSGNSLLDKSSDKTNSLEKNQCASALGSTVLRCDKLDQEEIKNLLMCFLHILKNMSEEALFAYWNKAVPSELMDFFTLIEVCLHQFRYMGKRFIASRAGILHTRLQQLGTLENAHTFNNMYSHTEADVSSQCLLEANVSTEVCLTVLDTLSTFIMGFKTQLNSDLGHNPLMKKVFQVHLCFLQIPQSEAALKQVFTSLRTFIYKFPCTFFDGRADMCASLCYEILKGCNSKLSSIRSDAAHLLYFLMKSNFDYAGRKSFVRTHLQVVIAVSQLIADVIGIGGTRFQQSLSIINNCANSDKTIKHTVFPSDVKDLTKRIRTVLMATEQMKEHDNDPEMLVDLQYSLAKSYTSTPELRKTWLDSMARIHNKNGDLSEAAMCYVHVAALVAEYLWRKGMFRHGCSSFRVITPNIDEEAAMMEDVGMQDVHFSEEVLIELLEECADGLWKAERYELIADVYRLIIPIYEQRRDFEKLTHLYDTLHRAYTKVMEVMHSGKRLLGTYFRVAFFGQAAGFFEDEDGKEYIYKEPKFTPLSEISQRLLKLYSDKFGQENVKIIQDSGKVNPKDLDSKYAYIQVTHVTPYLDDKELEDRRTDFEKNHNIWRFVFETPFTVSGKKQGGVEEQCKRRTVLTTTHSFPYVKKRIAVMYQHQNDLSPIEVAIDEMSAKVNELRQLCSASEVDMIRLQLKLQGSISVQVNAGPLAYARAFLDNSSDKKYADNKVKQLKEVFRQFVDACAQALGVNERLIKEDQQEYHDEMKANYRDLTRKLSVIMHEQINPVEYGTRSNLSDSMGIFNTISGTPTSANPHGLTAVL from the exons GACACAGCCTCTCTGAGATCACAGAAAGGAGGAGTGTCCAAGCATGGCTGGCTGTATAAAGGCAACATGAACAGTGCAATCACTGTTACAATGCGG TCCTTCAAGAGGAGATATTTCCATTTGGCTCAGCTGGGTGATGGCTCTTACACCCTCAACTTCTACAAGGATGAGAACACCTCCAAGGATCCCAAAGGAACCATCTTCCTCGACTCATGCATGGGGGTTGTTCAG aACAGCAAAGTGCGTCGATTTGCCTTCGAGCTGAAGATGCAGGATAAGAGCACATTTCTGCTGGCCGGAGACAGCGAGGCAGAGATAGAAGAGTGGATCACTACCCTCAACAAGATTCTCCACAGCAGCTTTGAACAGGCCATGCAGGAGAAAAGGAATGGAGATCTACATGATG CAGATGAGGAGCACGGAAAAACAGACCTTTCCTCCGGAGGTTTTCAAGACACCTTTCAG atgatcccctatgagcaagcacttggcaatggTAGGCAGGAAGAACTCCttctaacaggaagagacctgtGGACAAACCATACTCACAGCAGTTTGGGGAGTGAG actGCCAGAGATGTCGAATCCAAGATGAGAAGTGAAGCTCGCCTCAAACTGTTCACTCTGGACCCTGATACTCAG AAACTAGACTTTTCTGGCATCGAGCCTGATGTGCAACAGTTTGAAGAGAAGTTCGGGAAAAGAGTCCTGGTCAGCTGTCATGACCTGTCGTTTAACCTGCAGGGCTGTGTTGCAGAGAATGAAGAGGGGCCGACAACTAAT GTGGAGCCGTTCTATGTGATCCTGTCCCTCTTTGACGTTCAGAACAGCAGAAAGATCTCAGCTGACTTCCATGTGGATCTCAATCACCCTTTGGTCCGACAGATGACTTCTGGTTATGGTAGCGGGCCCAACCTACAAATCAGTAGCAGTAGCAATGAGAGTCCCTTGGGCCACAGGTTGGCTAGTGGCCTCCCAGAGGGGGCTATCCGGTATCCCAGACAGGGTGTGTTCTCAGTAACCTGCCCCCATCCAGAAATCTTCCTAGTGGCCAGGATTGAGAAGGTCCTACAGGGAGGGATCACCCATTGCACTGAACCCTACATGAAGAGCTCAGACTCTGCTAAG ATGGCTCAAAAGGTGCTAAAGAATGCCAAGATAGCTTGCAGCAGACTGGGACAGTACAGGATGCCATTTGCCTGGGCTGCAAG GCCTGTGTTTAAGGATGCGTCAGGAACTTTGGACAAAAACGCTCGGTTCTCAGCGCTTTACAGACAGGACAGCAGCAGGCTGTCAGATGAGGACATGTTCAAACTGCTTACTGACTTCAGAAG ACCAGAGAAAATGGCTAAACTTCCTGTGCTCCTAGGGAACTTGGATGTAACGATTGACAGTGTGGCCTCAGATGTAACCA ATTGTGTCACTTCCTCCTACATCCCTGTGGGCAGCTTCGGAGAAACCGGGCAAGTCAGTGCTCTTCTGGAGGTGGACGAGTTTGTGCCTTGTATTGCAAAGTGTTCCCAACCATTCACCATCTATAAAAACCACCTTTATGTTTACCCCAAACACCTCAAGTACGATGGGCAGAAATCCTTTACTAAG GCAAGAAATATTGCTGTTTGCATTGAATTTAAGGATTCTGATGAGGAAGAGGCCCAACCACTGAAG TGCATCTACGGTTCTCCAGGAGGGCCTCTATTTACTAAGCAGGCATATGCAGCAGTCCTCCACCACCAGCAGAACCCCGAGTTTTATGATGAG ATAAAGATAGAGCTGCCTACTCAGTTGCATGAGAAGCATCACCTTCTCTTCACCTTCTATCACGTTAGCTGTAACAGCAACAGCAAGAAGAAAGATGTGGTGGAAACTCCAG ttGGTCAGGCATGGCTGCCTCTGCTAAAGGATGGCAGAGTCATCATGAATGAACAACAGCTGCCGGTGGCTGCCAATCTACCTGCTGGGTACCTCAGCTCCCAGGATGGTGTCAGCAAG CACTCTGGCTTGGAGATGAAATGGGTAGATGGAGGAAAGCCCCTGTTCAAAGTCTCAACACATCTTGTTTCCACAGTTAACACTcag GATCAGCACTTGCACAACTTCTTCCAGCACTGTCAAAGCATGGAGATGTCAGAACAAGCCTCGGAGGGAGAGCTTGTTAAATATCTGAAG aGTCTCCATGCAATGGAAGGTCATGTGATGGTAAACTTTCTGCCTACCATTCTCAACCAGCTCTTCTGTGTCCTGACCAGAGCCACACACGAGGATGTGGCCGTGAACGTGACCAG GGTGATGGTTCATGTGGTAGCACAGTGCCACGAAGAGGGACTTGAGCATTACCTGAGATCTTATGTGAAG TTTGTGTTGAAGCCAGAAGCTTATTCCTTCACCAGTGCAAAAAGTGTTCATGAGGAGCTGGCAAAAGCCATGACGGCCATTCTCAAGCCATCAACAGACTTCCTGACTAGCAACAAGCTGCTGAAG CACTCCTGGTACTTCTTTGAAGCTCTGGTAAAATCAATGGCTCATTATCTGGTAGAGCGTGGGAAGGTCAAG GTCTCCAGGAACCAGCGTTTTTCTGCGTCCTACTACCACACAGTGGAGACTCTGGTTAATATGCTGATGCCACACATCACCCAGAAATACAAGGACAATCTCGATGCGGCTCGCAATGCCAACCACAGCCTGGCAGTTTTCATCAAG CGCTGTTTCACCTTCATGAACAGAGGCTTCGTGTTTAAGCAGATCAACAACTACATGAACTGCTTTGTGCCTGGAGACCCCAAG ACCTTATATGAATTTAAGTTTGAGTTCCTGCGGGAGGTCTGCAACCATGAGCACTATGTCCCTTTAAATCTGCCCATGCCTTTCTGGAAAGGCAGAATACAGAGGTTCCAAG ATATCCAGCTGGACTACTCGCTGACTGATGAATTCTGTCGAAATCACTTCCTGGTGGGCCTGCTGCTCAGGGAGGTGGGTGCTGCGCTTCAGGAGTACAGGGAAATTCGTCAGATTGCCATTCAGGTGCTCAAGGGACTGATGATCAAACACACATTTGATGACCGCTACGCTGCAAAA AGCCAACAGGCCAGACTTGCCACTCTCTACCTCCCACTGTTTGGCCTGCTCCAGGAGAATGTTTATAGACTTGACATCAAGGAGTCAGCTTCTCTCAGCAATAATAAT AACACGAGGGAGGACTCTCTGGTGCAGACCTCAATGGTGACTCCTCAGAAAGCTGGCAGCTGCATAGAGAACGCTCTGCATAAAGACGTGTTTGGGGTCATCTCTGGAACAG CCTCTCCTCAAAGTTCCACTACCAACGCCGGCTCAGTTCACCACGCAGACTCCAGAGGCTCTCTGGTCTCCACCGACTCTGGGAACAGCCTGCTGGACAAGAGCAGTGACAAGACCAACTCTCTGGAGAAG AACCAGTGTGCGTCAGCCCTGGGCAGCACTGTGTTGCGCTGTGACAAACTGGACCAGGAAGAGATTAAAAACCTGCTCATGTGTTTTCTGCATATCCTCAAGAACATGTCAGAGG AGGCCCTTTTTGCTTACTGGAACAAAGCTGTTCCCTCAGAGCTAATGGACTTCTTCACACTGATAGA AGTTTGCCTTCATCAGTTCAGATACATGGGGAAGAGATTCATTGCCAG CAGAGCTGGGATCCTCCATACCCGTCTGCAGCAGCTGGGAACTCTGGAGAATGCTCACACCTTTAACAACA TGTACTCACATACGGAAGCAGACGTGAGCAGCCAGTGCCTTCTGGAGGCCAATGTGTCTACAGAGGTCTGTCTGACTGTGCTGGACACACTTAGCACCTTCATCATGGGATTCAAG ACCCAGTTGAATTCAGATCTGGGTCACAATCCCCTGATGAAGAAGGTTTTCCAGGTGCACCTGTGCTTCCTGCAGATCCCTCAGTCTGAGGCTGCCCTCAAACAGGTCTTCACCTCACTCAGGACCTTCATTTACAAG TTCCCTTGTACCTTTTTTGACGGCCGGGCCGACATGTGTGCCTCTCTCTGCTACGAAATTCTCaagggctgtaactccaagCTGAGCTCCATCCGCAGTGACGCTGCACACCTTCTGTACTTCCTTATGAAAAGCAACTTTGACTACGCAGGGCGCAAGTCCTTTGTACGAACACACCTGCAG GTGGTAATTGCTGTCAGTCAGCTGATTGCTGATGTCATCGGTATCGGCGGTACGCGCTTCCAGCAGTCTCTCTCCATCATCAACAACTGCGCCAACAGTGACAAGACCATCAAG CACACAGTGTTTCCTTCAGATGTGAAGGACCTGACAAAACGCATCAGGACAGTGCTGATGGCCACAGAGCAGATGAAGGAGCACGACAACGACCCTGAAATGCTGGTGGACCTCCAATACAGCTTAGCCAAGTCCTATACCAGCACCCCTGAGCTCCGTAAAACCTGGCTGGACAGTATGGCTCGCATCCACAACAAGAATGGTGATCTTTCAGAG GCAGCTATGTGTTACGTGCATGTTGCTGCTCTGGTGGCTGAGTATCTCTGGAGGAAAG GCATGTTCAGGCACGGCTGCTCATCTTTCCGCGTCATCACTCCAAACATTGATGAGGAAGCGGCCATGATGGAGGACGTCGGGATGCAGGATGTTCACTTCAGTGAG GAGGTGCTGATCGAGCTATTAGAGGAGTGTGCTGATGGCCTCTGGAAGGCAGAGCGTTATGAGCTCATTGCTGATGTCTACAGACTTATCATTCCCATCTACGAACAGCGCAGAGACTTTGAG AAACTGACACACCTGTATGATACACTCCACCGTGCCTATACTAAAGTGATGGAAGTGATGCATAGTGGAAAGAGACTGCTTGGCACATACTTCAGAGTGGCCTTCTTTGGACAG GCTGCG GGCTTCTTTGAGGATGAGGATGGAAAAGAATACATCTACAAGGAGCCAAAGTTCACTCCACTGTCTGAAATTTCCCAGAGGCTCCTGAAGCTGTACTCGGACAAATTCGGCCAGGAGAATGTCAAGATTATTCAGGACTCTGGCAAG GTGAATCCGAAAGACCTGGACTCGAAGTACGCCTACATCCAGGTGACACATGTCACGCCCTACCTTGATGACAAAGAACTGGAGGACAGGAGGACCGACTTTGAGAAGAACCACAACATCTGGCGCTTTGTGTTCGAGACACCATTCACAGTGTCGGGCAAGAAGCAGGGTGGGGTGGAGGAGCAGTGTAAACGGCGGACTGTTCTCACCA CCACCCACTCTTTTCCATATGTAAAGAAGCGTATAGCAGTCATGTACCAACACCAGAACGACCTGAGCCCCATAGAGGTGGCCATAGATGAGATGAGTGCCAAGGTGAATGAGCTGCGACAGCTGTGCTCAGCCTCTGAGGTGGACATGATTCGCCTGCAGCTCAAGCTGCAAGGCAGTATCAGTGTTCAG GTAAATGCTGGTCCTCTTGCTTATGCCAGAGCCTTCCTAGACAACAGCAGTGACAAGAAATATGCAGACAACAAAGTTAAACAGCTCAAAGAGGTCTTCAG GCAGTTTGTGGACGCCTGTGCTCAGGCACTGGGGGTGAACGAGCGGCTGATTAAAGAAGACCAGCAGGAGTATCACGATGAGATGAAGGCCAACTACAGGGACCTGACCAGAAAGCTGTCGGTCATCATGCACGAACAG ATAAACCCAGTGGAATATGGTACAAGGAGCAATCTGTCTGACTCTATGGGCATCTTCAACACCATCAGTGGCACACCAACCAGTGCCAATCCACATGGCTTGACTGCCGTACTCTGA